A genomic region of Cannabis sativa cultivar Pink pepper isolate KNU-18-1 chromosome 1, ASM2916894v1, whole genome shotgun sequence contains the following coding sequences:
- the LOC115708178 gene encoding uncharacterized protein LOC115708178 produces the protein MSSTSISLSQIGISSSPRSMISLLLITIIVYSIRPAEASVCRTSCGKVPISYPFGIDDGCGSPYYRHLLVCSQSGNLELRTPSGRYPVRTISYGSDPHILLTDPFMWNCQDGNKFRPTRPFSLDTSTHLSLSSLNEYLFFNCSESHVIIEPKPVFCERNPERCDSSCDSSAYLCRHMPDCGSTVLFRGGSSDDDFASCCSYYPKATESLRLMLRYCTSYTSVYWRNTGETQPYDQVPEYGVRVDFETPVTTNCLRCQDMNKGGGTCGFDIHSQDFLCLCEKANVTTYCNDHSLTQHRKVGVIAGTASAASVAGVLGIGAGVWYLKKVRAKAPVTCGVQSNDNRLF, from the exons atgtcatcaacatcaATCTCTCTCTCCCAAATCGGAATATCATCCTCACCACGTTCTATGATTAGTCTCCTCTTAATAACAATCATTGTTTATAGCATCAGACCAGCTGAAGCAAGCGTATGCAGAACCTCATGCGGCAAAGTCCCAATAAGCTACCCATTCGGAATAGACGACGGTTGCGGCAGCCCTTACTACCGACACCTCTTGGTCTGTTCCCAATCAGGAAATCTGGAGCTCCGAACTCCATCGGGTCGGTACCCGGTTCGAACCATAAGCTACGGGTCCGATCCCCACATTCTACTCACCGACCCATTCATGTGGAACTGCCAAGACGGTAACAAATTCCGTCCAACAAGACCCTTTAGCCTCGACACGAGTACCCACTTATCACTCTCCTCTCTAAACGAGTACCTCTTCTTTAACTGTAGCGAAAGCCACGTCATCATCGAACCCAAGCCCGTTTTCTGCGAGCGCAATCCGGAACGGTGCGACTCCTCGTGCGACAGCTCAGCCTACCTCTGCCGTCACATGCCGGATTGTGGATCGACGGTGCTGTTCAGAGGTGGTAGCAGTGATGACGATTTTGCTTCTTGTTGTTCTTACTATCCTAAAGCGACGGAATCGTTGAGGTTGATGTTGAGGTATTGTACGAGTTATACGAGCGTGTATTGGAGGAACACTGGTGAAACTCAGCCTTATGATCAGGTCCCTGAATATGGGGTTAGGGTTGATTTTGAAACTCCAGTCACTACTAATTGTCTTCGTTGCCAAGATATGAATAAAGGAGGTGGAACTTGTGGATTTGATATTCATTCACAGGATTTCTTGTGCCTTTGTGAAAAAGCAAATGTTACCACTTATTGCAACG ATCACAGCCTTACGCAGCATAGAAAAGTAGGAGTCATTGCAG GGACAGCAAGTGCAGCATCAGTGGCTGGAGTGTTAGGAATTGGAGCTGGTGTTTGGTATTTGAAGAAAGTGAGAGCAAAAGCGCCAGTCACATGTGGGGTACAATCCAATGACAACAGGCTTTTCTAA